The following are from one region of the Stigmatella ashevillena genome:
- a CDS encoding AT hook motif domain protein has protein sequence MAQKKPLKKLGRPTKAEGPRFPPDTVDRLLVEGEEAPTTRGRVQRRFPSFRELAQRFGVAHSAIARYAEHHDCLGRRKRLLADSPRAMLAPAEARPTPLPAQLASPAPPAPAEALPPPPPPAPLVPAETLPPPPPPAPAKALLPPPPSAPPEALPPPPPTAQRKLGRPRKSEEPALPRNELDKALVFGDVKALPDGSTMTSYASYRELAERFGVATSLIANYSREHNCLRRREEAKTRIATKADQKLIELRANAIAVSKDDALKMIDGYLLGFEEALAEGRVRVDNPTDFNTLVRLKEYLMGGADSRQELHASFSLEGLQARHAHALRAARETTPAERGEVDAEVVESDDDSLVASPSHVAAPDEPA, from the coding sequence ATGGCCCAGAAGAAGCCCCTCAAGAAGCTGGGGCGCCCCACCAAGGCAGAAGGCCCCCGGTTCCCCCCGGACACCGTGGACCGACTCCTCGTCGAGGGCGAGGAGGCGCCCACCACGCGAGGCCGTGTGCAGAGGCGCTTCCCCTCCTTCCGCGAGTTGGCTCAGCGCTTCGGCGTCGCCCACAGCGCCATTGCACGGTACGCCGAGCACCACGACTGCCTCGGCCGCCGCAAGCGCCTCCTCGCGGACTCCCCACGCGCGATGCTGGCGCCCGCCGAAGCGCGTCCTACGCCGCTGCCCGCACAACTCGCCTCGCCCGCACCGCCCGCGCCTGCCGAAGCGCTACCTCCTCCGCCGCCGCCCGCGCCGCTCGTGCCTGCCGAAACGCTACCTCCTCCACCGCCTCCCGCGCCTGCCAAAGCGCTACTTCCCCCACCGCCGTCCGCGCCTCCCGAAGCGCTACCTCCCCCACCTCCTACCGCGCAGCGCAAGTTGGGCCGCCCCCGCAAGTCCGAGGAGCCCGCACTCCCTCGTAACGAGCTCGACAAGGCCCTCGTCTTCGGCGACGTGAAGGCGCTCCCCGACGGCTCCACCATGACGTCCTACGCCTCGTACCGCGAACTGGCCGAGCGCTTCGGCGTCGCCACCTCCCTCATCGCCAACTACTCCAGGGAGCACAACTGCCTGCGCCGCCGAGAGGAGGCCAAGACTCGCATCGCCACCAAGGCGGACCAGAAGCTCATCGAGCTGCGCGCTAACGCCATCGCCGTCTCCAAGGACGACGCCCTGAAGATGATTGACGGCTACCTCCTCGGCTTCGAGGAGGCCCTCGCAGAGGGCCGCGTGCGCGTCGACAACCCTACCGACTTCAACACCCTCGTGAGATTGAAGGAGTACCTCATGGGCGGCGCCGACTCTCGCCAGGAGCTGCACGCCAGCTTCTCCTTGGAAGGACTCCAAGCCCGGCACGCACACGCCCTGCGCGCGGCACGCGAGACGACGCCTGCCGAACGCG
- a CDS encoding 3'-5' exonuclease: MLLAHPASHTTPVSFLHPPLFPSLPPQLRTLAFIDLETTGLDASRHEVLEVAILRVDARSLHVLAEYETRVQPSRLANAHPESLAVCGYSDEAWRDALPLQEVLATVTPLVAGTLVAGHNTSFDWGFLVEGYRRTELPLPSVDYHRLDTASLAWPLLATGEVESLSLNALAKRFGLHRPTPHRAMADARCALEVARCLAIRMSRGGHLERLLEESGGVS, from the coding sequence GTGCTGCTCGCTCATCCTGCTTCCCACACCACCCCTGTCTCCTTCCTCCACCCGCCGCTCTTTCCCAGCCTCCCGCCGCAGCTTCGCACCCTCGCCTTCATCGACTTGGAGACGACGGGCCTGGACGCCTCCCGGCACGAAGTGCTGGAGGTAGCCATCCTCCGCGTCGACGCCCGCAGTCTCCACGTGCTGGCCGAGTATGAGACCCGCGTGCAGCCCTCCCGGCTGGCCAACGCCCACCCCGAGTCCCTGGCCGTGTGCGGCTACTCCGACGAGGCGTGGCGGGACGCGTTGCCCCTGCAGGAAGTCCTCGCCACCGTGACGCCGCTCGTGGCAGGCACCCTCGTAGCCGGCCACAACACCAGCTTCGACTGGGGCTTCCTCGTCGAGGGCTACCGCCGCACTGAACTGCCCCTGCCCAGCGTCGACTACCACCGCCTCGACACCGCCAGCCTCGCTTGGCCGCTGCTGGCCACAGGTGAGGTGGAGTCCCTCTCCCTCAACGCCCTGGCCAAGCGCTTCGGCCTCCACCGGCCTACGCCTCACCGCGCCATGGCCGACGCTCGCTGTGCGCTGGAGGTGGCACGGTGCCTGGCCATCCGCATGTCCCGAGGCGGCCACCTGGAGCGCCTGCTAGAGGAGTCGGGAGGTGTCTCGTGA